The proteins below are encoded in one region of Aeromonas jandaei:
- a CDS encoding response regulator: protein MPGFYLSMIKKSLLLLGAMLAMPLQAMMLPLDPATQAYLRSIKELKVCYPAALPPPYVTPDGGLLKDRLLRLADMLPVPLKLSEMADWQAARAALQRGACDIIPHIGTLGREETGLLVSRPMMETDAAILYRGDLRQATFLVSSATDTSAILRELHPGAELRTLRRGESIYSALEGEKNSAYLGDYLQLRYLMREYPADGLRLRRLLGDERVVSYRLMMRNDPELAKFVDTLIRYMPAGTLYTDLSRYMDQGALYINRLHFNDAEQAWLSGRRRVVRLVMNPQLMPYSGINDQGEAKGWSADILNWVTQESGLKYMLVPAATKAEAIEKLRNGEADMMAGLPESPELADDFTFSRMISINRFALISKHAISADKFSQLGKQRILVPESLYDPSLLAQLGDQEWVRTDDLSQGITLLQQGKADAMLSELYQLQYPQRTHLLEGLQIKELDDRFGLGFAIRKDQTELAGVIDRNLMALTNTQIDELNQRWRRLVVMQQSGVSYSAWFGSIALALLISGIVIGVIWRSRQQLAREVAQRQAAEKALAIESELRETMFQALPVPVYLRNEQGRVIKSNKQGHRLSLRYGTELLLPEVQSQKSEGELSLGEQVFAYVQHPLRLEKQAPATDLIALSDISALRQQARILRQAERRLRALTNTVPGVVLQFLLLQENVGTIEFISRGCYELLGLASQQIRREPARVLDLLEREDLQLARSTMFAMLHEGKPFVCTLRYHHPEQGLRWLQLSGRGRSQPQGWRIYAVMQDVTARVEQEQALQLSHEEAQQAVQAKGRFLAAISHEIRTPMNAILGLLEWLASTPLSQEQGSALARIRQAGDELLGLLNDVLDFSRNENSKLSLSPQPTDFTELCEHVAAVHWTKARAKQLQLRLQLDPAMPALQTLDPHRIQQVLHNLLSNAIKFSHRGEVVLWAESVGSTLRFGVDDQGPGITDEMRPTLFMPFEQFAVAGQLRAPGTGLGLAICKQLIEQMGGLIDVEPRAGCGSRFFCELPLKLLKQAHHWQPKVRELALSLPPDEVKQFAPWLARFGVEVSGTANHRLQAQVDEKGFYYWEWQGEPWVPGTVINLLQPRLNVAEPSSATRPGLGMRVLLVEDHDVNRELIKLQLGQLGAEVLTAANGQLALDVLADHEVDLVLTDLQMPVMNGADLCRKLRGSPRWRNLPAYVITADLSEQAAIELQSCGCNGHLDKPVALRELAAMLHQLGKKEGMIAEPAAASSLLSKELAQLYMDTTRADLAALEQCQANKDEQGVNAALHKLKGAARMVGATAIVTVIDEWQQSKHSELAVRLTRALDGVSQHLTKRAEDDHH from the coding sequence GCACTTCCCCCGCCTTATGTCACCCCTGATGGTGGCTTGCTAAAAGATCGCCTGCTCCGTCTTGCCGATATGTTGCCTGTGCCATTGAAGCTCTCCGAGATGGCCGACTGGCAGGCTGCCCGCGCCGCCTTGCAGCGTGGCGCATGCGACATTATCCCCCATATCGGCACCCTGGGTAGAGAGGAGACCGGCCTGTTGGTAAGCCGTCCCATGATGGAGACGGATGCGGCCATTCTCTATCGGGGTGATCTTCGTCAGGCAACGTTTCTGGTCTCTTCCGCTACGGATACCAGCGCAATTTTGCGTGAATTGCATCCGGGGGCTGAGCTCAGAACCCTGAGGAGAGGGGAGAGTATCTATTCAGCTCTTGAGGGAGAGAAGAACTCCGCCTATCTGGGGGACTATCTCCAGCTGCGCTACCTGATGCGCGAATATCCTGCCGATGGTCTGCGTCTGCGCCGTCTGCTTGGTGATGAGCGGGTGGTCAGCTATCGCCTGATGATGCGCAACGATCCCGAGCTGGCCAAGTTTGTCGATACCCTCATTCGTTATATGCCCGCCGGTACTCTCTATACCGACCTGAGCCGCTATATGGATCAGGGGGCGCTCTATATCAACCGGCTCCATTTCAATGACGCCGAACAAGCCTGGCTTTCTGGCAGAAGGCGGGTTGTGCGTCTGGTGATGAACCCGCAGCTGATGCCCTACAGTGGCATCAACGATCAGGGAGAAGCAAAAGGTTGGAGCGCAGATATCCTGAACTGGGTAACTCAGGAGAGTGGCCTCAAATATATGCTGGTACCGGCAGCTACCAAGGCCGAGGCGATAGAGAAGCTGCGCAACGGTGAGGCCGACATGATGGCCGGTTTGCCGGAGTCTCCCGAGCTTGCCGATGACTTTACTTTTAGCCGGATGATCTCCATCAACCGTTTTGCTCTGATCAGCAAGCACGCCATCAGCGCAGACAAATTCTCCCAGCTGGGTAAACAGCGGATCCTGGTGCCGGAATCGCTCTACGATCCCTCTCTGCTGGCGCAGCTGGGTGATCAGGAATGGGTCCGCACCGATGACCTGAGCCAGGGGATCACGTTGCTGCAGCAAGGCAAGGCTGACGCCATGCTGAGCGAGCTGTACCAGTTGCAATATCCGCAGCGCACCCATCTGCTGGAAGGGCTTCAGATCAAGGAGCTGGATGACAGATTCGGACTCGGCTTTGCCATTCGCAAGGATCAGACCGAGCTGGCCGGCGTGATAGACAGAAACCTGATGGCCCTGACCAATACCCAGATCGACGAACTTAACCAGCGGTGGCGCCGTCTGGTGGTGATGCAGCAATCAGGGGTCAGTTATAGCGCCTGGTTTGGCTCCATCGCGCTGGCCCTGCTGATCAGTGGCATCGTGATCGGGGTGATCTGGCGTTCGCGCCAGCAGCTGGCTCGCGAGGTCGCCCAGCGGCAGGCGGCTGAAAAAGCGCTGGCAATCGAAAGTGAGCTGCGCGAAACCATGTTTCAGGCCCTTCCTGTTCCCGTCTATCTGCGCAACGAGCAGGGAAGGGTGATCAAATCCAACAAGCAGGGGCACCGGCTTTCACTGCGTTACGGCACGGAACTGCTGCTGCCCGAGGTGCAATCACAAAAGAGTGAAGGGGAGCTGAGTCTTGGCGAGCAGGTGTTTGCCTATGTGCAGCATCCGCTGCGACTGGAGAAGCAGGCGCCAGCGACCGATCTTATCGCCTTGTCCGATATCAGCGCCCTGCGCCAGCAGGCCCGCATCCTGCGTCAGGCTGAGCGACGGCTGCGTGCTTTGACCAATACCGTGCCCGGGGTGGTGCTGCAATTCCTCCTGCTTCAAGAGAACGTGGGCACCATCGAGTTTATCAGCCGTGGCTGCTACGAGTTGTTGGGGCTGGCCAGCCAGCAGATCCGCCGTGAACCGGCTCGGGTGCTTGACCTGCTGGAGCGCGAAGATTTGCAACTGGCGCGCAGTACCATGTTCGCCATGCTGCATGAGGGCAAGCCCTTCGTCTGTACCCTGCGCTATCACCATCCCGAGCAGGGTCTGCGCTGGTTGCAGCTCTCTGGGCGTGGTCGCAGCCAGCCACAGGGGTGGCGCATCTATGCGGTCATGCAGGATGTGACGGCGCGGGTTGAACAGGAGCAGGCTTTGCAACTCTCTCATGAAGAGGCACAGCAGGCTGTGCAGGCCAAGGGACGTTTTCTGGCGGCCATCAGCCACGAGATCCGCACTCCGATGAACGCCATTCTCGGTCTGCTGGAGTGGCTCGCCAGCACCCCGCTCTCCCAGGAGCAGGGCTCTGCGTTGGCCCGGATCCGTCAGGCCGGGGACGAGTTGCTCGGCCTGCTCAACGATGTGCTCGATTTCAGCCGCAATGAGAACAGCAAATTGTCGCTCTCGCCCCAGCCGACCGATTTCACCGAGCTGTGCGAACACGTGGCGGCGGTGCACTGGACCAAAGCCAGAGCCAAGCAGCTGCAATTGCGTTTGCAGCTTGATCCGGCGATGCCCGCCTTGCAGACCCTCGATCCCCATCGCATCCAGCAGGTACTGCACAACCTGCTCTCCAATGCGATCAAGTTCAGCCATCGTGGCGAGGTGGTGCTCTGGGCCGAGAGCGTGGGCTCGACCCTGCGTTTTGGCGTGGATGATCAGGGGCCGGGTATTACCGACGAGATGCGACCAACCCTCTTCATGCCGTTTGAACAGTTCGCGGTGGCGGGGCAGCTGAGGGCGCCGGGGACCGGCCTCGGGCTTGCCATCTGCAAGCAGCTTATCGAGCAGATGGGGGGGCTCATCGATGTCGAACCCAGAGCGGGATGCGGCAGCCGCTTCTTCTGCGAGTTGCCGCTCAAACTGCTCAAACAGGCGCACCATTGGCAGCCCAAGGTGCGAGAGCTGGCGCTCTCACTGCCTCCCGATGAGGTGAAGCAATTCGCCCCCTGGTTGGCAAGATTCGGGGTTGAGGTATCTGGCACGGCAAACCACAGGTTGCAGGCTCAGGTCGACGAGAAGGGATTCTATTACTGGGAGTGGCAGGGGGAGCCCTGGGTGCCCGGTACCGTCATCAATCTGTTGCAACCCAGGCTGAATGTCGCAGAGCCCTCTTCGGCAACCCGCCCCGGTCTTGGTATGCGGGTGCTGCTGGTAGAAGATCACGATGTCAATCGGGAGCTGATCAAGCTGCAGCTGGGACAGCTGGGGGCCGAGGTGTTGACCGCTGCCAATGGCCAGCTGGCACTCGATGTGCTGGCCGATCACGAGGTGGATCTGGTGTTGACCGATCTGCAGATGCCGGTTATGAATGGCGCCGATCTCTGCCGCAAGCTGCGTGGCTCGCCTCGTTGGCGCAATCTGCCTGCCTATGTGATTACTGCAGATCTCAGTGAACAGGCGGCTATCGAACTGCAATCGTGCGGTTGCAACGGGCATCTCGACAAGCCTGTCGCGTTAAGGGAGCTGGCCGCCATGCTGCACCAGCTTGGCAAGAAAGAGGGGATGATTGCCGAGCCTGCAGCTGCTTCATCGCTGCTCTCAAAAGAGCTGGCACAGCTCTATATGGATACAACCAGAGCCGATCTGGCGGCTCTGGAGCAGTGTCAGGCAAATAAGGATGAGCAAGGGGTGAATGCCGCTTTACACAAATTGAAAGGGGCCGCCAGAATGGTAGGAGCAACCGCCATCGTCACTGTCATTGACGAGTGGCAGCAATCGAAGCACAGCGAATTGGCTGTCAGGTTAACCCGGGCGCTGGATGGGGTCAGCCAGCATTTGACCAAGAGGGCTGAAGATGATCATCACTGA
- a CDS encoding response regulator: MIITDEELLALLNSEDPGLAGFRPIALYALDCASYEMAKQATLPNYVALHRTQPDACWQWEGLFSAGAIALYDPDSHRTADYFPQLQLHNGIYAIEEDWQGGLLSSYQAWSNWLAASRILLLEDHPFQGMQLQQTIAGLGLTCHWVQDEQACLAALGEGSTRLLICDLSLVDQDAISLLMGQPQLQSDGLPIILLSAHEQTLIDGARRLLHDAGFNILAALAKPLDCDELLRLLRGLYLGPLRQRRLSGQRRTITTWQGQVLGQLGLLSSPTTSAPVWLAVSGLPPRWERLKEWLAEQSRTPSELTLLIHRRDHLLSNPDRFALVLQASLAGSKLALLLDNNQHLPFDLLERLPLQSLLLGQGMLSDIESLSADSLLGRFMARVRELGVDIYLDDPYNLLDVEMWQERGIAGRW, translated from the coding sequence ATGATCATCACTGATGAAGAACTGCTGGCGCTGCTTAACTCGGAAGATCCCGGGTTGGCCGGTTTTCGTCCTATTGCGCTCTATGCTCTCGATTGCGCCTCATACGAGATGGCCAAGCAGGCGACGCTGCCAAATTACGTGGCGCTGCACCGTACCCAGCCTGATGCCTGCTGGCAGTGGGAGGGGCTCTTCTCGGCAGGCGCCATCGCACTCTATGATCCCGACTCGCATCGTACGGCGGATTACTTTCCCCAGCTCCAGCTGCATAACGGTATCTACGCCATCGAAGAGGATTGGCAAGGGGGCCTGCTGTCCAGCTACCAGGCGTGGAGCAACTGGCTTGCTGCCAGCCGGATCCTGCTGCTGGAAGATCACCCGTTTCAGGGGATGCAGTTGCAGCAAACCATCGCCGGACTGGGGCTGACCTGTCACTGGGTGCAGGATGAGCAAGCCTGCCTTGCTGCGCTGGGTGAGGGAAGCACTCGTCTGCTCATCTGCGATCTCAGTCTGGTGGATCAGGATGCCATCAGCCTGCTGATGGGCCAGCCACAGTTGCAGTCAGACGGGTTGCCGATCATTTTGCTCTCCGCCCATGAGCAGACCCTGATCGACGGTGCTCGCCGCCTGCTGCACGATGCCGGCTTCAATATTCTGGCGGCGCTGGCCAAACCGCTCGATTGCGACGAACTGCTCAGGTTGCTGCGCGGTCTCTATCTTGGCCCGCTGCGCCAGCGCCGACTGAGCGGTCAGCGCCGCACCATCACGACCTGGCAGGGTCAGGTACTGGGACAACTGGGCCTGCTCTCAAGCCCCACCACTTCAGCACCGGTCTGGCTGGCCGTAAGCGGCTTGCCCCCTCGTTGGGAGCGGCTCAAGGAGTGGCTGGCGGAGCAGTCGCGAACCCCGTCCGAGCTGACGCTGCTTATCCATCGCCGTGATCACCTGCTCAGCAATCCTGATCGTTTTGCGCTGGTGTTGCAGGCCAGTCTGGCGGGGAGCAAGCTGGCGCTCCTGCTCGACAACAACCAGCATCTGCCGTTCGATCTGCTGGAGCGGCTGCCGCTGCAATCCTTGCTGCTGGGGCAGGGGATGCTCTCCGATATCGAGTCGTTGAGCGCCGATTCGCTGCTTGGCCGCTTTATGGCGCGGGTGCGGGAACTCGGAGTCGACATCTATCTGGATGACCCCTACAACCTGCTTGATGTCGAGATGTGGCAAGAGCGCGGTATCGCGGGGCGCTGGTAA
- a CDS encoding GNAT family N-acetyltransferase has translation MPRYLCWPMQRERLAKGLEGWPYPVARSALPIEMNLSGEACLLREQLGIEPAQMLAAYEDLSAQSIYLRFMRAKRTPSPELVSHFLDYNPEQQIALLLTDMAGRPLAQAQSIRRRLHPDRAEFSCIVADHFQHRGAGRRILLALALLARAGGIAEWTAEVLAQNRPMLLMLKRLGLPLTLVTGREMVFARLDLSVLDEWLPAEVVHAITKTKGE, from the coding sequence ATGCCCCGCTATCTCTGCTGGCCCATGCAGCGGGAGCGTCTGGCCAAAGGGCTGGAGGGGTGGCCTTATCCGGTGGCCCGCTCGGCCCTGCCGATTGAGATGAACCTCTCCGGGGAAGCCTGTCTGCTGCGCGAGCAGCTCGGGATAGAGCCGGCGCAGATGCTGGCCGCCTATGAGGATCTCAGCGCCCAGAGCATCTATCTGCGTTTCATGCGGGCCAAGAGAACCCCCTCGCCAGAGCTGGTATCACACTTTCTCGACTACAACCCGGAGCAGCAGATTGCCCTGTTGCTGACGGATATGGCGGGACGTCCGCTGGCACAGGCCCAATCCATTCGTCGCCGCCTTCATCCTGATCGGGCTGAGTTTTCCTGCATCGTGGCGGATCACTTTCAGCATCGCGGGGCGGGGCGGCGGATCTTGCTGGCATTGGCGCTGCTGGCCAGAGCCGGGGGCATTGCCGAGTGGACGGCCGAAGTGCTGGCCCAGAATCGCCCCATGTTGCTGATGCTAAAGCGGTTGGGGCTGCCGCTGACTCTGGTGACCGGTCGCGAGATGGTCTTTGCGCGCCTCGATTTGAGCGTGCTGGACGAGTGGCTGCCAGCAGAGGTTGTCCACGCCATTACTAAGACCAAGGGCGAATAG
- the cobB gene encoding Sir2 family NAD+-dependent deacetylase, whose translation MGQTIKNIVILTGAGISAESGIKTFRACDGLWEEHRVEDVATPEGYARDPELVQRFYNSRRKQLQQPQVHPNPAHYALARLERLFPGTVTLVTQNIDNLHESAGSKNLIHMHGELLKARCPESGQVIEWRGDLHQEEFCSCCQFPQPLRPHVVWFGEMPIGLDRIYSALAQCDLFISIGTSGAVYPAAGFVHEAGLNGAHTIELNLEPSEVGSQFDEKRYGPASLLVPAYVDELLEVCGIHQPRQIEGHNWMEMRDR comes from the coding sequence ATGGGGCAGACAATCAAAAATATCGTGATCCTCACCGGAGCGGGGATCTCTGCCGAGTCGGGGATCAAGACCTTCCGCGCCTGCGATGGTTTGTGGGAGGAGCACCGCGTCGAGGATGTGGCAACGCCGGAAGGGTATGCCAGAGATCCGGAACTGGTGCAGCGCTTTTACAACTCCCGCCGCAAACAGCTCCAGCAACCTCAGGTACACCCCAATCCCGCCCACTATGCGCTGGCTCGCCTCGAGCGTCTTTTTCCCGGCACCGTGACCCTGGTGACCCAGAATATCGACAACCTGCACGAGAGTGCAGGGAGCAAGAACCTTATCCACATGCATGGCGAACTGCTCAAGGCCCGCTGTCCCGAGTCCGGTCAGGTGATCGAGTGGCGTGGCGATCTTCATCAAGAGGAGTTCTGCTCCTGCTGCCAGTTCCCCCAGCCGCTGCGCCCCCACGTGGTCTGGTTTGGCGAGATGCCGATCGGGCTTGATCGCATCTACAGTGCGCTGGCCCAGTGTGATCTCTTTATCTCCATCGGCACTTCGGGCGCTGTCTATCCGGCTGCCGGTTTTGTGCACGAGGCGGGGTTGAATGGTGCTCACACCATAGAGCTCAATCTCGAGCCTAGCGAGGTGGGCAGCCAGTTTGATGAAAAACGCTACGGGCCTGCCTCTCTGCTGGTGCCGGCCTACGTGGATGAGTTGCTTGAAGTGTGTGGCATCCATCAGCCAAGACAGATCGAGGGGCATAACTGGATGGAGATGCGCGATCGCTAG
- a CDS encoding substrate-binding domain-containing protein, with amino-acid sequence MANIKEVAALAQVSTTTVSHVINETRFVAEETRERVFAAMRELNYAPSLVARSLKVKETNSIGMLVTTSSNPFFAEVVRGVERYCFEQGYNLMLGNTEGQAETALSYLKMMLRKRVDGLLIMCSEGQQEVFNQLDWLKSLPVVVMDWGLVSEDVDLIADNSFHGGYLATRHLIELGHTSIGCITGPHSRAPANQRQAGFEQALQEAGLTINQEWIQEGDFDCASGHQAMTRLLALPERPTALFVCNDMMAMGAISAAHQAGLVIPRDISIVGYDNVALAEFMSPPLTTVNQPKEELGRLAVTRLLARINGEAVADHLITVDPDLVIRQSCAPRPSAQK; translated from the coding sequence ATGGCCAATATCAAGGAGGTGGCGGCGCTGGCCCAGGTCTCCACCACCACCGTTTCCCATGTCATCAACGAGACCCGCTTCGTCGCCGAGGAGACCCGCGAACGGGTCTTTGCGGCCATGCGCGAGCTCAACTATGCCCCGAGTCTGGTGGCTCGCAGCCTCAAGGTGAAGGAGACCAACAGTATCGGCATGCTGGTCACCACCTCCAGCAACCCCTTCTTTGCCGAGGTGGTGCGCGGGGTGGAGCGCTACTGCTTCGAGCAGGGCTACAACCTGATGCTGGGCAACACCGAGGGGCAAGCCGAAACCGCCCTCTCCTACCTCAAGATGATGCTGCGCAAGCGGGTCGATGGCCTGCTGATCATGTGCAGCGAAGGACAGCAAGAGGTGTTCAACCAGCTCGACTGGCTCAAGAGCCTGCCGGTGGTGGTGATGGATTGGGGGCTGGTCAGTGAGGATGTGGATCTCATCGCCGACAACTCCTTCCACGGCGGTTATCTCGCGACCCGCCACCTGATTGAGCTGGGCCACACCTCCATCGGTTGCATCACAGGCCCACACAGCCGCGCCCCCGCCAACCAGCGGCAGGCAGGCTTCGAGCAGGCGCTGCAGGAGGCAGGTCTCACGATCAATCAAGAGTGGATTCAGGAGGGAGACTTTGACTGCGCCAGCGGCCATCAGGCGATGACCCGTCTGTTGGCATTGCCCGAGCGGCCCACCGCGCTGTTCGTGTGCAACGACATGATGGCAATGGGGGCCATCAGTGCCGCTCATCAGGCGGGTCTGGTCATCCCGCGGGATATCTCCATCGTCGGCTATGACAATGTGGCGCTGGCTGAATTTATGTCGCCGCCGCTCACCACCGTCAACCAGCCCAAAGAGGAGCTGGGACGCCTCGCCGTCACCCGCCTGCTGGCTCGCATCAACGGCGAAGCGGTGGCTGACCACCTGATCACAGTTGACCCGGATTTAGTGATCAGGCAATCCTGCGCCCCCCGGCCGTCGGCGCAAAAGTAG
- the rbsK gene encoding ribokinase: MNRLVVLGSVNADHVLRVPHFPRPGETLTGHSYQVVPGGKGANQAVAAARLGATVSFIARIGDDAIGHQMKSGFAKDGIDVSAVELDPKLPTGIAIIYVSDEGENSIGISAEANGAITPAVVKNHEAMIADAHTLLLQLEVPLESVHEAARLARAHGTRVVLNPAPARPLSSELLALVDLITPNQTEAELLTGVKVTDETSAREAAARFHQMGIADVMITLGAQGVYCSNAQQQQLIPGFRVKAVDTTAAGDTFNGALLAAELAGADFHSAVRFAHGAAALSVTRFGAQSSIPSKQEVDAFLLEQTAQGH, from the coding sequence ATGAATCGTCTCGTCGTTCTGGGCAGTGTCAATGCAGACCACGTGCTGCGCGTTCCCCACTTTCCTCGCCCGGGTGAAACCCTGACCGGTCACAGCTATCAGGTGGTGCCCGGTGGCAAGGGGGCTAATCAGGCGGTTGCTGCCGCCCGCCTCGGCGCCACCGTCTCCTTTATCGCCCGCATCGGTGATGACGCCATCGGCCACCAGATGAAGAGCGGTTTTGCCAAAGACGGTATTGACGTGAGCGCCGTCGAGCTCGATCCCAAGCTCCCGACCGGTATCGCCATCATCTATGTGAGCGATGAGGGGGAAAACAGTATCGGTATCTCCGCCGAAGCGAACGGGGCCATCACCCCTGCCGTGGTGAAAAACCACGAAGCGATGATCGCCGACGCCCACACCCTGCTGTTGCAGCTGGAAGTGCCGCTCGAGAGCGTCCATGAAGCTGCACGGCTGGCTCGCGCCCACGGCACCCGGGTAGTGCTCAACCCCGCCCCCGCTCGCCCGCTCTCTAGCGAGCTGTTGGCGCTGGTCGACCTTATCACCCCCAACCAGACCGAGGCCGAGCTGCTGACCGGCGTAAAAGTCACCGACGAAACGAGCGCCCGCGAGGCGGCCGCCCGCTTCCACCAGATGGGCATTGCGGACGTGATGATCACCCTGGGCGCACAAGGGGTCTATTGCAGCAACGCACAGCAGCAACAACTCATCCCGGGCTTTCGGGTCAAGGCGGTGGATACCACAGCCGCGGGCGATACCTTCAACGGCGCCCTGTTGGCGGCGGAACTGGCCGGTGCCGATTTCCACAGCGCGGTGCGCTTTGCCCACGGGGCGGCGGCGCTCTCCGTCACCCGATTCGGTGCCCAGAGCTCCATCCCGAGCAAGCAGGAGGTCGACGCCTTCCTGCTTGAGCAGACTGCGCAGGGGCACTGA
- the rbsB gene encoding ribose ABC transporter substrate-binding protein RbsB: protein MKKLNTLLAAAIMSVLGTAQAADHTLAMVVSTLNNPFFVTMKEGAEAKAKELGYELVVLDSQNDPAKELSNMEDLTVRKVNAILINPTDSEAVGNAIRLANRANIPVLTLDRGAAQGEVKAHIASDNVAGGKLAGDFITEKLGTGAKVIQLEGIAGTSAARDRGEGFALAVAANKLQVLASQPADFDRTKGLNVMENLLAAHPTVQAVFAQNDEMALGAIRAVQAAGKEVMIVGFDGTDDGKAAVAKGKLAATVAQQPALIGAIGVETADKVLKGQPVEKSIPVPLQVVSK from the coding sequence ATGAAAAAGCTCAATACCCTGCTCGCTGCCGCCATCATGTCCGTGCTGGGCACCGCCCAGGCTGCTGACCATACCCTGGCGATGGTGGTCTCCACCCTCAACAACCCCTTCTTCGTCACTATGAAGGAGGGTGCCGAAGCCAAGGCCAAGGAGCTTGGCTACGAGCTGGTGGTGCTGGACTCCCAGAATGACCCGGCCAAAGAGCTCTCCAACATGGAAGATCTCACCGTGCGCAAGGTCAACGCCATCCTGATCAACCCGACCGACTCCGAAGCGGTGGGCAACGCCATCCGTCTGGCCAACCGCGCCAACATCCCGGTACTGACTCTGGACCGCGGCGCCGCGCAGGGTGAGGTCAAGGCTCACATCGCCTCTGACAACGTGGCGGGCGGCAAGCTGGCCGGTGACTTCATCACCGAAAAACTGGGTACCGGTGCCAAGGTCATTCAGCTGGAAGGGATTGCCGGTACCTCCGCCGCCCGCGACCGTGGCGAAGGTTTTGCCCTGGCCGTGGCGGCCAACAAGCTGCAGGTGCTGGCTTCCCAGCCGGCCGACTTTGACCGCACCAAGGGTCTGAACGTCATGGAAAACCTGCTGGCGGCCCATCCGACCGTTCAAGCAGTGTTCGCCCAGAACGACGAGATGGCATTGGGTGCCATCCGCGCGGTGCAGGCTGCCGGTAAAGAGGTGATGATCGTCGGTTTCGACGGCACTGATGATGGCAAAGCCGCCGTTGCCAAGGGTAAACTGGCCGCCACCGTGGCCCAGCAGCCCGCGCTGATCGGTGCCATCGGCGTCGAGACTGCCGACAAGGTGCTCAAGGGGCAGCCGGTCGAGAAATCCATTCCGGTACCGCTGCAAGTAGTCAGCAAGTAA